From Rutidosis leptorrhynchoides isolate AG116_Rl617_1_P2 chromosome 3, CSIRO_AGI_Rlap_v1, whole genome shotgun sequence, a single genomic window includes:
- the LOC139902412 gene encoding cytosolic sulfotransferase 16-like, whose product MSTFDRYKDIDKDDDQKSTYKKHAQLITELPKTIGWSTEELFLYQGYWLPEDALLGVMFLQHHFKPRSTDFILSSFMKSGTTWLRSLMFSIQNRSTFDFNDHPLLQKGPHEIFPSLDFPTTTNKVQDCSNNSPRDPKDVMVSLFHFLKKLRPKEAPPLSFDQSFEMFCEGVLTYGPYWDHVLGFWKASLDSPNNILFLKYEGIKREPEVIVKRLGEFMGVPFSHLKNLEVNKNGSYLAGLGYEMWNKSYFRRGEIGDWKNHLTPEMQQRIDGIIKEKFKGSGFTFI is encoded by the exons ATGTCAACATTTGATAGATATAAAGatattgataaagatgatgatcagAAAAGCACATACAAAAAACATGCACAACTCATCACCGAGCTTCCTAAAACCATTGGTTGGTCAACAGAGGAACTGTTCTTATACCAAGGATATTGGTTGCCTGAAGATGCCTTATTAGGTGTCATGTTCTTGCAACATCACTTTAAGCCACGCTCAACCGATTTCATTTTATCTTCCTTCATGAAAAGTGGCACAACTTGGCTTAGATCACTCATGTTTTCAATCCAAAATCGATCTACTTTCGATTTTAATGATCATCCTTTGCTTCAAAAAGGACCTCATGAAATCTTTCCATCCTTAGATTTCCCTACTACTACCAACAAAGTACAAGATTGTTCTAATAATTCCCCTCG GGATCCAAAAGATGTGATGGTGTCCTTGTTCCATTTCTTAAAAAAACTTAGACCTAAAGAAGCACCTCCACTTTCATTTGATCAATCTTTTGAAATGTTTTGTGAGGGTGTTTTGACGTATGGTCCTTATTGGGATCACGTGTTAGGATTTTGGAAAGCTAGTCTTGATTCTCCAAATAATATATTGTTTTTGAAATATGAAGGTATTAAGAGGGAACCTGAGGTTATTGTGAAGCGGTTGGGTGAGTTTATGGGAGTGCCATTTTCG CATTTGAAGAACTTAGAGgtaaacaagaatggttcttatctGGCAGGTTTGGGGTATGAGATGTGGAACAAGTCGTATTTTCGACGAGGTGAAATCGGAGATTGGAAAAATCATTTAACTCCGGAGATGCAACAACGAATTGATGGTATCATTAAGGAAAAGTTCAAAGGTTCAGGTTTTACATTTATTTAG